A genomic segment from Arcobacter acticola encodes:
- a CDS encoding DUF692 domain-containing protein, with protein MLNIKGCGLGLRSDFLLDLKNSDFNPDFWEITPENWMHMPKIFEKAFEEAVFSKPTVAHGLSLSIGSADKLNKKFVKQIKTFLDRYNIEHYSEHLSFSSLDGNQSYELLPLPMTKNMVSIISDRVKEVEDIIQRNLILENATYYLVPYSEMAEVDFINEVLDKSGAKMLLDVNNVFVNASNHSFKSRRFIDEIDKSKVAYMHIAGHYHDNEFDMKIDSHGMPVCSGVWKLLEYTLKQLDAPIMIERDNNIPPLLELQSEYNQMKDIVQRVRNAN; from the coding sequence ATGCTAAATATAAAAGGTTGTGGATTAGGTCTTAGAAGTGATTTTCTATTAGATTTAAAAAACAGCGATTTTAATCCAGATTTTTGGGAGATAACTCCTGAAAACTGGATGCATATGCCTAAAATATTTGAAAAAGCCTTTGAAGAGGCAGTTTTCTCAAAACCCACAGTTGCACATGGTTTATCTTTATCAATTGGGTCTGCTGATAAACTAAATAAAAAATTCGTTAAACAAATCAAAACATTTTTAGATAGATATAATATCGAACACTATTCTGAGCATCTTAGCTTCTCTTCACTTGATGGAAATCAAAGTTATGAATTATTGCCACTTCCAATGACTAAAAATATGGTGAGTATAATAAGTGATAGAGTAAAAGAGGTTGAGGATATTATTCAAAGAAATTTGATACTTGAAAATGCAACATACTATTTAGTTCCTTATTCTGAAATGGCTGAGGTTGATTTTATAAATGAAGTTTTAGATAAATCAGGTGCTAAAATGCTTTTAGATGTGAATAATGTATTCGTAAATGCATCTAATCACTCTTTTAAATCAAGAAGATTTATAGATGAAATTGATAAATCAAAAGTAGCATATATGCATATTGCAGGTCATTATCATGATAATGAGTTTGATATGAAAATAGATTCTCATGGAATGCCAGTTTGTTCTGGAGTTTGGAAATTACTTGAATATACTTTAAAACAGCTAGATGCACCTATTATGATAGAAAGGGATAATAATATCCCACCGCTTTTAGAGCTGCAAAGTGAATATAATCAAATGAAAGATATTGTTCAAAGAGTTAGAAATGCAAACTGA
- a CDS encoding YceI family protein, with protein sequence MNFLTKVTSALVLTAGLASASVYTLDAGHTNVGFSVKHLMITNVKGDFKKYDATIDFDAATKNFKVFKANIDTASVNTGIEKRDNHLKSDDFFLSEKFPKMTFEMKSYESNGDEGKMTGDLTIRGITKSVVLDVEDLATIKDFEGNTRVGFTLNGKINRMDYDLKWNKALELGGVAVSEEVKIIVDVQAKEK encoded by the coding sequence ATGAATTTTTTAACAAAAGTAACAAGTGCCTTAGTACTAACAGCTGGATTAGCAAGTGCAAGTGTTTATACACTTGATGCAGGTCATACAAATGTAGGATTTTCAGTAAAACACTTAATGATTACAAATGTAAAGGGTGATTTTAAAAAATATGATGCAACAATTGATTTTGATGCAGCTACAAAAAATTTTAAAGTTTTTAAAGCAAATATTGACACAGCATCAGTTAATACAGGTATTGAGAAAAGAGATAACCATTTAAAAAGTGACGACTTCTTCTTATCTGAAAAATTCCCAAAAATGACTTTTGAAATGAAATCTTATGAATCTAATGGTGATGAAGGTAAAATGACTGGTGACCTTACAATCAGAGGTATTACAAAATCGGTTGTTTTAGATGTTGAAGATCTAGCAACAATAAAAGATTTTGAAGGTAATACTAGAGTTGGATTTACTTTAAATGGTAAAATCAATAGAATGGATTATGATTTAAAATGGAATAAAGCATTGGAACTAGGTGGAGTTGCAGTTAGTGAAGAAGTAAAAATTATCGTTGACGTTCAAGCAAAAGAAAAGTAA
- a CDS encoding HvfA family oxazolone/thioamide-modified RiPP metallophore produces MNNKMKLAGLILGAALTTSAAYAANGSCGAGKCGGDMKKEVTEKAAGSCGAGKCGGDMKKEVTEKAAGSCGAGKCGGDMKKEMKSEMKEKATGSCGAGKCGSK; encoded by the coding sequence ATGAATAATAAAATGAAATTAGCAGGTTTAATTTTAGGAGCAGCACTTACAACATCAGCAGCATATGCAGCAAATGGTTCTTGTGGAGCAGGTAAATGTGGTGGAGATATGAAGAAAGAAGTTACTGAAAAAGCAGCAGGTTCATGTGGAGCAGGTAAATGTGGTGGAGATATGAAAAAAGAAGTTACTGAAAAAGCAGCAGGTTCTTGTGGAGCAGGTAAATGTGGTGGAGATATGAAAAAAGAGATGAAATCTGAAATGAAAGAAAAAGCTACAGGTTCTTGTGGTGCTGGTAAATGTGGAAGCAAATAA
- a CDS encoding HvfC family peptide modification chaperone, translating to MQTDKTIEREIQDRFFDLITNQKENKTSNAFKVYQKLVFYRYEEIIKSTFVQFIKNISERELENSIYEFLKNPPKTEFVWKIANDYIKFVKKLKLFHDRKYLYELLYFDWIEVEIYMKEYKLKENDFSWDSYYCLSKSARVKKFQYDIINANHKEKRENYLIIYYDFNTDEVLFREINQFIYVLIKKMKYSTLESTLNEICKENEIEFNEAKEILQEPLKELIQNRALALN from the coding sequence ATGCAAACTGATAAAACAATAGAAAGAGAAATTCAAGATAGATTTTTTGACCTTATTACAAATCAAAAAGAGAACAAAACTTCCAATGCCTTTAAAGTTTATCAAAAATTAGTCTTTTATAGATATGAAGAGATTATAAAAAGCACCTTTGTTCAATTTATAAAGAATATTTCTGAAAGAGAATTAGAAAACTCTATTTATGAATTTTTAAAAAATCCTCCTAAAACAGAATTTGTTTGGAAAATAGCAAATGATTATATTAAGTTTGTAAAAAAACTAAAACTTTTTCATGATAGGAAATACTTATATGAGCTTTTATATTTTGACTGGATTGAAGTTGAAATATATATGAAAGAGTATAAGCTAAAAGAAAATGATTTCTCTTGGGATAGTTATTATTGTCTTTCAAAAAGTGCTAGAGTAAAAAAATTTCAATATGACATTATAAATGCAAATCATAAAGAAAAAAGAGAGAATTATCTAATAATCTATTATGATTTTAATACCGATGAGGTTTTATTCAGAGAAATAAATCAGTTTATCTATGTATTGATCAAAAAAATGAAATATTCTACTTTAGAATCTACTTTAAATGAGATATGTAAAGAAAATGAAATAGAATTTAATGAAGCTAAAGAGATTTTACAAGAGCCTTTAAAGGAACTTATCCAAAATAGGGCGCTTGCATTAAATTAG